A window from Acidobacteriota bacterium encodes these proteins:
- a CDS encoding C25 family cysteine peptidase produces the protein MTPLVFVIPTTAGGHPCEFRLAAVRQDGFDIACVEPPGHNGPHTNMDLHYIAIEPGVHAIPATVGGSPTTVTIAAGSVSTAAVQHGCSSPVACGVEGSISVSFGTTFGVPPSLLLGIQSLSSESGAPPSTVSMPFLAATVVEDGAGAPIISTTGADIALERSEVQQGTVSAETIAWLAVEPTSACTTLDFSSFGGPAAVPFEAINTAEVIDGWSDGCNAGEGATFSVGCFASAPVVVASKRTRNEDDGGWLRRCTVGFGTGAVRFTVDEDNNTGAGNEGDGERNHVDEAASVLAFGVNFSTPVSLASFTSEASPNGVRFRWTTATEVGNVGFHLYEKTRQSWRRLTEHLVPSQAVDSIKPRTYEIEITGAGGSEFRIEDIDTRARRRAHGPFELGKHYGHEPVFSEIDWPSVRRAEEDRRQAARGRTVDRLALRLSATGFYRVSYEELRDAGMDLLAVPVESLALTSRGVPWPRRVLLAPEASSFGPGASIEFYGEAISGSLYTRTNVYVLELDSTLAREMPRQRLNDGSGPPADSYLARVVVEEDREYSFASPRKEPWYDRRLLAYTQPFVTDLELMVNDLAVGEAGARLDVSLWGGTDFPIAPDHRVELALNGEAVWSGSFDGVAVVEPSIPLPPGLVREGSNRLTITLPGDTGVPFDLVHLESYGLTYPRKFTAEEDELRFTARGERFAVDGWRTPPLAAYRLEGRRTKTPVLLPMEIVPGGATFSAHVPGRPEAPFEHHILTAAAYLTVDSLTPAVPAEIPQGPSQLTVIGHGSLLPALDPLVAARRAEGYSVSVVDVESLYDAYTFGIVDPHAIRSYLADAANHRGAEFVLLVGGDTYDYLGHGQSGSISFVPTLYTPTDELIRFTPSDSLLADIDRDGFPDLAIGRMPARTPEEVRILVEKTLAFGWQVPARSALFAADDVDSMTSFSAISDQLLATALPADWQVERVYLDDLEIDAARDALLRGLNDGPTLASFIGHSGPMSWTFDGLFASSDAGELGNPNPMVLAQWGCWNTYYVAPGYNTLAHRLLLASEHGAAAVLGASTLTTIESERLLAARTLWRMLKPGEPLGRAVQQAKEDLRRSRPERLDVLLGWTLLGDPTLVVNPR, from the coding sequence GTGACCCCGCTGGTTTTCGTCATCCCGACGACGGCCGGTGGCCACCCGTGCGAGTTTCGTCTAGCGGCGGTTCGGCAGGACGGCTTCGACATCGCGTGTGTCGAGCCTCCCGGCCACAACGGTCCTCATACCAACATGGATCTGCACTACATTGCCATCGAGCCGGGTGTACACGCCATTCCGGCGACCGTTGGCGGCAGCCCGACAACGGTCACCATCGCCGCCGGCTCGGTCTCCACTGCGGCGGTTCAGCACGGCTGCTCCTCCCCTGTTGCATGTGGGGTGGAAGGCTCGATCTCGGTTTCCTTCGGTACCACCTTCGGCGTGCCTCCCAGCCTGCTGCTGGGCATTCAGAGTCTATCCAGTGAGAGCGGAGCGCCGCCGTCGACGGTCTCGATGCCCTTTCTTGCCGCCACCGTCGTCGAGGACGGTGCGGGTGCGCCGATCATTTCTACCACCGGGGCGGATATCGCCCTCGAGCGTAGCGAGGTCCAGCAGGGGACCGTGAGCGCCGAGACCATCGCCTGGCTGGCGGTTGAGCCCACGAGCGCCTGTACCACCCTCGATTTCAGCAGTTTTGGTGGCCCTGCCGCGGTGCCCTTTGAGGCGATCAACACGGCAGAGGTGATCGACGGCTGGAGCGATGGGTGCAATGCCGGCGAGGGGGCGACGTTCTCGGTCGGCTGTTTCGCTTCCGCTCCGGTGGTGGTGGCGAGCAAGCGAACTCGCAACGAGGATGATGGCGGTTGGTTGCGGCGCTGCACCGTTGGTTTCGGGACCGGTGCTGTGCGCTTCACGGTCGACGAGGACAACAACACCGGGGCGGGCAACGAGGGCGACGGTGAGCGCAACCACGTCGACGAAGCGGCCAGCGTACTGGCCTTCGGGGTCAACTTCTCGACCCCGGTGAGCCTGGCTTCCTTTACCAGTGAGGCTTCGCCGAACGGCGTCCGCTTCCGCTGGACGACGGCGACGGAGGTCGGCAACGTCGGCTTTCATCTCTACGAGAAGACCCGTCAGAGCTGGCGTCGCCTCACGGAGCACCTGGTTCCGAGTCAAGCTGTCGATTCGATCAAGCCGCGTACCTACGAGATCGAGATCACCGGTGCCGGAGGTTCTGAGTTTCGAATCGAGGATATCGATACTCGGGCTCGGCGGCGGGCCCACGGACCCTTTGAACTGGGCAAACACTACGGTCACGAGCCGGTGTTTTCGGAGATCGACTGGCCGTCGGTTCGTCGCGCCGAGGAAGATCGACGGCAGGCGGCTCGGGGACGAACGGTGGATCGGTTGGCACTGCGGCTGAGCGCGACAGGCTTCTATCGCGTGTCCTACGAAGAGCTGCGTGATGCTGGGATGGATTTGCTTGCTGTACCTGTCGAGTCCCTCGCCTTGACCTCGCGGGGTGTACCCTGGCCCCGTCGAGTCCTCCTCGCTCCGGAGGCGTCCTCCTTCGGTCCTGGGGCATCGATCGAATTCTACGGCGAGGCCATCAGCGGCTCTCTCTACACTCGCACCAACGTATATGTCCTCGAGCTGGACTCAACACTCGCGCGGGAGATGCCCCGGCAGCGGTTGAACGATGGCTCGGGGCCGCCGGCCGATTCTTACCTCGCCCGGGTCGTTGTGGAGGAAGATCGAGAGTACAGCTTTGCGTCACCGCGCAAGGAACCATGGTACGACCGTCGGCTCCTCGCCTACACCCAGCCGTTCGTGACCGATCTCGAGCTGATGGTGAATGATCTTGCGGTCGGTGAGGCCGGTGCGCGGCTCGACGTGAGTCTGTGGGGAGGAACGGATTTCCCGATCGCACCAGACCATCGGGTGGAATTGGCGCTCAATGGAGAGGCGGTGTGGAGCGGATCTTTCGACGGCGTCGCGGTGGTCGAGCCATCCATTCCCCTGCCTCCGGGGCTGGTGCGCGAGGGAAGCAACCGGTTGACCATCACATTGCCTGGGGATACGGGAGTTCCCTTCGATCTGGTCCACCTCGAGTCCTACGGCTTGACCTATCCGAGGAAGTTCACCGCGGAGGAAGACGAGCTACGGTTCACCGCCCGCGGCGAGCGCTTTGCGGTGGACGGTTGGCGAACTCCACCGCTCGCCGCCTATCGTCTCGAGGGCCGGCGCACCAAGACACCGGTTCTCCTGCCGATGGAAATCGTGCCTGGCGGCGCCACCTTCTCGGCGCATGTGCCGGGCCGGCCGGAAGCACCCTTCGAGCATCACATCCTGACCGCGGCGGCCTACCTCACGGTCGACTCCTTGACGCCGGCCGTTCCGGCGGAGATTCCCCAAGGGCCTTCCCAATTGACGGTCATCGGGCACGGCAGTTTGCTGCCAGCGCTCGATCCGCTGGTCGCTGCTCGGCGCGCCGAGGGTTACTCGGTCTCGGTGGTGGATGTGGAGTCCCTGTACGACGCGTACACCTTCGGAATCGTCGATCCGCACGCCATCCGTTCCTACTTGGCGGATGCTGCGAACCATCGTGGTGCCGAATTCGTACTGCTGGTCGGGGGAGATACTTACGACTATCTGGGCCACGGTCAAAGCGGCTCGATCAGCTTCGTTCCCACCCTGTACACGCCGACCGACGAGCTGATCCGGTTCACTCCTTCCGACTCGCTGCTAGCCGATATCGATCGAGATGGTTTCCCGGACCTTGCCATTGGGCGGATGCCCGCTCGCACGCCGGAGGAAGTGCGGATCCTGGTCGAGAAGACCCTTGCCTTCGGTTGGCAGGTGCCCGCCCGCTCCGCCCTCTTCGCGGCCGACGATGTCGATTCGATGACTTCCTTCTCGGCGATCAGCGATCAGTTGCTCGCGACCGCCTTGCCGGCTGACTGGCAGGTCGAGCGGGTCTACCTGGATGATCTGGAAATCGATGCGGCACGGGACGCCCTTCTGCGGGGTCTCAACGACGGTCCGACCCTGGCGAGCTTCATCGGCCACTCGGGCCCGATGAGCTGGACCTTCGACGGGCTCTTCGCATCATCCGATGCCGGCGAACTCGGCAACCCAAATCCCATGGTCCTGGCTCAGTGGGGGTGTTGGAACACCTACTATGTGGCGCCGGGCTACAACACCCTAGCCCATAGGTTGTTGCTGGCTTCGGAGCACGGTGCGGCGGCGGTGCTCGGGGCGTCCACCTTGACCACCATCGAGTCGGAGCGGTTGCTGGCTGCGCGCACCCTGTGGCGCATGCTGAAACCCGGTGAGCCGCTCGGCCGCGCCGTGCAGCAGGCCAAGGAGGATCTCCGACGAAGCCGTCCCGAGCGGCTCGACGTGCTCCTCGGATGGACCCTCCTGGGCGACCCAACGCTGGTGGTGAACCCGCGCTAG
- a CDS encoding monovalent cation/H+ antiporter complex subunit F, producing the protein MYIAALAGILVTMLLALVRAALGPTVFDRILAVNMFGTKTVLLIAVLAFWSGRPEFLDLSLVYALMNFIGIIAVLRFARHGFFAAEDSE; encoded by the coding sequence ATCTACATCGCCGCCCTGGCCGGCATTCTGGTCACCATGCTCCTCGCCCTGGTGCGCGCCGCGCTGGGTCCGACGGTGTTCGACCGCATCCTGGCGGTCAACATGTTCGGCACCAAGACGGTGTTGCTGATCGCGGTGCTCGCCTTCTGGAGCGGCAGGCCCGAGTTCCTGGACCTGTCTCTGGTCTACGCCTTGATGAACTTCATCGGCATCATCGCGGTGCTGCGCTTCGCCCGCCATGGATTCTTCGCGGCGGAGGACTCCGAGTGA
- a CDS encoding Na+/H+ antiporter subunit E produces the protein MRNTLLLAGSLMAIWLLWSGIYKPLVIILGAASCLFVAFLTHRMETVDDELRHFALVPRLVRYLPWLALRIVRTNIDIARRILSPAMPIQPQLVRVVAKQKTDLGRVIYANSLTLTPGTVTVDMDGEDLLVHALTQENADALGRGRMNRKVARFIEGEITFEEAYGDEFRPSTGDEA, from the coding sequence ATGAGGAACACCTTGCTGCTCGCCGGCTCGCTGATGGCGATCTGGCTGCTGTGGTCGGGAATCTACAAACCGCTAGTGATCATCCTGGGCGCGGCGTCGTGCCTGTTCGTCGCCTTTCTCACCCACCGTATGGAGACGGTCGATGACGAGCTGCGCCATTTCGCCCTGGTACCCCGGCTGGTGCGCTACCTCCCTTGGCTAGCCCTTCGCATCGTCCGCACAAATATCGACATCGCGCGCCGCATCCTGTCGCCCGCGATGCCCATCCAGCCGCAGCTCGTGCGGGTGGTCGCCAAACAGAAAACCGACCTCGGGCGGGTGATCTACGCCAATTCACTGACCCTGACGCCGGGCACCGTAACGGTAGACATGGACGGTGAGGACCTGCTCGTCCACGCCCTGACTCAAGAGAATGCCGATGCCCTCGGCCGCGGCCGGATGAACCGCAAGGTCGCTCGCTTCATCGAGGGCGAAATCACCTTCGAAGAGGCCTACGGCGACGAGTTTCGACCTAGCACCGGGGACGAGGCGTGA
- a CDS encoding DUF3667 domain-containing protein, with protein sequence MPDIAPSDCSNCDRPRSGQYCSHCGQKAFDHRRPLRELLGEFQHQVLAFDARIWKSLKALLIQPGRLTVVYNAGRRHAFVPPVRLYLLVSFFFFLAMPFANPEIVTFSETPSRNAPVVEATPADPLSPPEESAQPATDSKATAAAGPAAESAGGGFFERRFTRLAVRYQNPQDEINRLVSRRIPQTVFFLVPMLALVLKLLYLRRKVYYVEHLVFAVHGHAFIFATLLVAMLLQWGLEATPWDPQLASFVPMTCLPLYLFLALKRVYGQGSFLTAFKTILVGVLYSFLLLVALLTVLVVTLALI encoded by the coding sequence ATGCCCGACATCGCTCCTTCCGACTGCTCCAACTGCGACAGGCCCCGCTCGGGCCAGTACTGCTCCCACTGCGGCCAGAAAGCCTTCGATCATCGGCGCCCTCTGCGAGAACTCCTCGGAGAGTTTCAGCATCAAGTCTTGGCTTTCGACGCCAGGATCTGGAAGAGCCTGAAAGCTCTACTCATTCAACCCGGCCGGCTGACGGTGGTGTACAACGCCGGCCGGCGCCACGCTTTCGTGCCGCCGGTACGACTGTACCTGCTGGTGAGTTTCTTTTTCTTCCTGGCGATGCCCTTCGCCAACCCGGAGATCGTGACCTTCAGCGAGACGCCCTCCCGGAACGCCCCGGTGGTCGAGGCAACACCGGCGGACCCGCTCTCCCCACCCGAAGAATCGGCCCAGCCCGCGACGGATTCCAAGGCCACGGCTGCCGCCGGCCCGGCGGCGGAATCCGCCGGCGGCGGTTTCTTCGAGCGGCGCTTCACCCGCCTTGCCGTGCGCTACCAAAATCCGCAGGACGAGATCAATCGGCTGGTCAGCCGGCGCATCCCGCAGACCGTATTCTTCCTGGTTCCGATGCTGGCGCTGGTGCTCAAGCTTCTCTACCTGCGGCGCAAGGTGTATTACGTCGAGCACCTGGTGTTCGCGGTGCACGGCCACGCCTTCATCTTCGCCACCCTGCTGGTGGCGATGCTGCTGCAGTGGGGGCTCGAAGCCACGCCGTGGGACCCTCAACTCGCCAGCTTCGTTCCCATGACCTGTTTGCCGCTGTACCTGTTTCTTGCCCTCAAACGGGTCTACGGCCAGGGCTCCTTTCTCACCGCCTTCAAGACGATTCTGGTGGGGGTCCTCTACTCCTTCCTCCTGCTGGTGGCGCTATTGACCGTCTTGGTGGTGACGCTGGCTCTCATCTGA
- a CDS encoding TonB-dependent receptor, producing the protein MRDKTTESRTPIPPATWKATMLVALTLGPWPASAFGDHPPPEVQTEPEPAEQRPAESGEVPRIYEVLDVRERGDDLTHIAEAASEGSTGGEQLMQRPILRSGEVVETVPGVIATQHSGGGKANQYFLRGFNLDHGTDFSVSVAGIPVNMPSHGHGQGYADLNFLIPELIDRVRFRKGPYSAEKGDFSAAGGVDIDLLRSLPEGLASVSGGDDGFRRSVIADSFSLGGGDLLAGIEIYNYDGPWTREDDFERFNGLVRYSTGDAGRGTSLTAMAYSGDWLSTDQIPRRALEQRQIDRFDLIDPGPRGSTERYSLSAAAHRGDSDSLSRVEAYALFYDFGLISQFTYFLDDPERGDQFEQSDRRWVGGIDASHTRRLRLGSRPVEGKTGLQIRFDDIENGLFRTAALERFATVREDAIRLLTGGPYAEATIRWSDSLRGTVGLRADFYRAEVESNRAINSGNADDLLVSPKAGLVFGPWGNTELYVNFGSGFHSNDARGATIRRDPVTGEPVRRVDPLVRARGAEIGLRSTRIQNLQSTVSVFLLELDSELVFVGDAGGTEASRPSRRTGIEWTNFFQPLPWISFDLDVALTEARFTDRDPTGDEIPGALEHVVAAGVTVSDRGPWFGAIRLRYLSDYPLIEDGSVRSGATALVNGRLGYAFRSGLSVALEGFNLLDREDADIAYFYPSRLPGEPAQGVDDVHFHPVEPRSARLTARWRF; encoded by the coding sequence GTGAGAGATAAGACTACGGAGAGCAGGACCCCCATCCCGCCGGCGACCTGGAAGGCCACCATGCTCGTCGCCTTGACCCTCGGCCCTTGGCCCGCGTCGGCCTTCGGTGACCATCCGCCGCCCGAAGTGCAAACCGAACCGGAACCAGCGGAGCAGAGACCCGCCGAGTCCGGTGAGGTTCCGAGGATCTACGAGGTTCTCGACGTTCGCGAACGCGGCGACGACCTGACCCACATCGCTGAAGCGGCCTCGGAGGGCAGTACCGGCGGCGAACAACTAATGCAGCGGCCGATTCTTCGCTCCGGCGAGGTGGTGGAAACGGTACCGGGAGTCATCGCCACTCAGCACAGCGGTGGCGGCAAGGCCAACCAGTACTTTCTGCGCGGCTTCAACCTCGATCACGGCACCGACTTCTCGGTGAGCGTTGCCGGCATCCCCGTCAACATGCCCAGCCACGGGCACGGCCAGGGCTATGCCGACCTCAACTTCCTGATCCCCGAACTGATCGACCGGGTGCGCTTTCGCAAGGGACCGTATTCGGCCGAGAAGGGCGATTTCTCGGCCGCCGGCGGGGTGGACATCGACCTGCTTCGCTCCCTGCCGGAGGGGTTGGCCTCCGTCTCCGGCGGCGACGACGGTTTCCGGCGGTCCGTGATCGCCGACTCCTTTTCTCTCGGCGGCGGCGATTTGCTGGCGGGGATCGAGATCTACAACTACGACGGACCGTGGACTCGCGAAGACGACTTCGAGCGTTTCAACGGACTGGTTCGCTACTCCACGGGCGACGCCGGGCGCGGCACTTCGCTCACCGCCATGGCCTACTCCGGCGACTGGCTATCGACCGACCAGATCCCGCGCCGCGCCCTCGAGCAGAGGCAAATCGACCGCTTCGACCTGATCGATCCCGGACCTCGCGGCTCCACCGAGCGCTACAGCTTGTCCGCCGCAGCCCATCGCGGCGACTCCGATTCCCTGTCGCGGGTTGAGGCCTACGCTCTCTTTTACGACTTCGGCCTGATCTCGCAGTTCACCTATTTCCTGGACGATCCCGAGCGGGGGGATCAGTTCGAGCAATCCGACCGGCGATGGGTGGGCGGCATCGACGCCAGCCACACTCGCCGCCTTCGGCTCGGAAGTCGTCCGGTCGAGGGCAAGACCGGCCTGCAGATTCGCTTCGACGACATCGAAAACGGGTTGTTCCGAACGGCCGCGCTAGAGCGTTTCGCCACCGTTCGGGAGGACGCGATCCGGCTGCTGACCGGCGGTCCCTATGCCGAAGCTACGATCCGCTGGAGCGACTCGCTTCGAGGAACCGTGGGTTTGCGAGCAGACTTCTACCGGGCGGAGGTCGAGAGCAACCGCGCCATCAACTCCGGCAATGCCGACGACCTGCTGGTGAGTCCCAAGGCGGGATTGGTCTTTGGGCCTTGGGGCAATACCGAGCTCTACGTCAACTTCGGAAGCGGCTTCCACAGCAACGACGCACGCGGCGCCACCATCCGCCGCGACCCGGTGACCGGCGAGCCCGTCCGGCGGGTCGATCCCCTGGTCCGCGCCCGCGGCGCCGAGATCGGTCTGCGGAGCACCCGCATCCAGAATCTTCAAAGCACCGTCTCCGTCTTCCTCCTGGAACTCGACTCGGAGCTGGTTTTCGTCGGCGATGCCGGCGGCACCGAAGCGAGCCGCCCGAGCCGCCGAACGGGCATTGAATGGACCAATTTCTTCCAGCCGCTGCCCTGGATCTCGTTCGATCTCGATGTCGCCCTCACCGAGGCCCGTTTCACGGATCGCGACCCGACCGGTGACGAGATCCCCGGAGCCCTCGAGCATGTGGTGGCGGCGGGAGTCACGGTGTCCGATCGGGGACCCTGGTTCGGCGCGATCCGCCTGCGCTACCTCAGTGACTACCCGCTGATCGAAGATGGCTCGGTCCGGTCCGGGGCCACGGCCCTGGTCAACGGGCGTCTCGGATATGCGTTTCGCAGCGGTCTCAGCGTTGCCCTCGAAGGCTTCAACCTGCTCGACCGGGAGGACGCCGACATCGCCTATTTTTATCCCTCGCGCCTGCCGGGGGAGCCGGCCCAGGGAGTTGACGACGTACACTTCCACCCGGTCGAGCCGAGGTCCGCCCGGCTCACCGCAAGGTGGAGGTTTTGA
- the mnhG gene encoding monovalent cation/H(+) antiporter subunit G, with the protein MNPELVLDVLTGLFLVSGAAFVAIGGIGLIRLPDFFSRTHGGGITDTMGAGLVLIGLMFQSGISLVTIKLAIILFFLLVTSPTSCHALSKAALAEGLVPEVIEKSPRDEDDEGRNAPPEDPPSTQ; encoded by the coding sequence GTGAACCCGGAACTCGTCCTCGATGTGTTGACCGGCTTGTTTCTGGTCTCCGGAGCGGCCTTCGTGGCGATCGGCGGCATCGGCCTGATCCGGCTGCCGGATTTCTTCTCTCGCACCCACGGAGGGGGGATCACGGACACTATGGGAGCCGGCCTGGTGCTGATCGGCTTGATGTTCCAGTCAGGGATCTCCCTGGTGACCATCAAGCTCGCGATCATCCTCTTTTTTCTGCTGGTGACCAGTCCCACCTCCTGCCATGCCCTGTCGAAGGCCGCCCTCGCCGAAGGCCTGGTGCCGGAGGTGATTGAAAAGTCTCCCCGTGACGAGGACGATGAAGGCAGAAACGCGCCGCCGGAGGATCCGCCATCCACCCAATGA
- a CDS encoding short-chain dehydrogenase produces MNIEGSKVLVLGGPGLVGMAVCRELLPRRPQQIQLHSLRIEESEAAREELLAEAGDVALSVSGGDIFGLAEEAPLDQRIRAQIQQLTDDKLESFRLYKLLAETKPDVVIDCVNTATGIAYRDIFSAAEKTDRELAEGRVSEETVEGLLSALYTPRLIRHIQVLYRGMIDAGTRAYMKVGTSGTGGMGLNIPYTHSEEKPSRVLLSKSAIAGAHSMLLFLMARTPGAPMTKEIKPAAAIAWKRIGHGPIHRRGRAIHLVDAEPLTLGERFSSRQPDAARVRDEVLESAFIDTGENGIFSLEEFSALTTAEQMEFVTPEEIARYLIFELEGGNTGHDIINALDNAVLGPTYRAGLLRHWALERMNELENEHGTRSVAFEMLGPPRVSKLLFEAHLLREAYGNMNDVRSATAEGLRDRLDALVRQQPEVANQVVAVGIPILLDSGEVVRGPEVIVPSDAEDVPVTPKRLEAWVHDGWVDLRLDNCRRWIERFRAIHDEVESISEHDSSSRYMRNHRFWHDGRQIQPGKVVGWVLEVEEKGGRIKR; encoded by the coding sequence TTGAATATCGAAGGAAGCAAAGTCTTGGTGCTCGGCGGTCCGGGTTTGGTGGGAATGGCCGTGTGCCGGGAACTCCTACCTCGCCGGCCGCAGCAGATTCAGCTCCACAGCCTACGCATCGAGGAGTCCGAGGCGGCGCGCGAGGAACTGCTGGCGGAGGCCGGCGATGTGGCGCTGTCGGTTTCCGGCGGCGACATCTTCGGTTTGGCCGAGGAAGCGCCCCTCGACCAGCGCATCCGGGCGCAGATCCAGCAGCTCACTGACGACAAGCTGGAGTCCTTTCGCCTCTACAAGCTGCTCGCCGAGACGAAGCCGGACGTGGTGATCGACTGCGTCAACACCGCCACCGGCATCGCCTACCGGGACATCTTCAGCGCCGCCGAAAAGACCGACCGGGAACTGGCCGAGGGCAGGGTGTCCGAGGAAACCGTCGAGGGGTTGCTCTCCGCCCTCTACACACCGCGCCTCATCCGCCACATCCAGGTCCTCTACCGCGGCATGATCGACGCCGGCACCCGCGCCTACATGAAGGTCGGCACCAGCGGCACCGGCGGTATGGGCTTGAACATTCCCTACACCCACTCGGAGGAAAAGCCGAGCCGCGTGCTGCTATCGAAGAGCGCCATTGCCGGTGCGCACTCGATGCTGCTGTTCCTGATGGCCCGCACGCCGGGCGCCCCGATGACCAAGGAGATCAAGCCGGCGGCGGCGATTGCCTGGAAGCGCATCGGCCACGGCCCGATCCACCGCCGCGGCCGCGCCATCCACCTGGTCGATGCCGAACCGCTCACCCTCGGCGAGCGCTTCTCCAGCCGCCAACCGGACGCCGCCCGGGTGCGCGACGAGGTGCTGGAGAGCGCCTTCATCGACACCGGCGAGAACGGCATCTTCAGCCTGGAAGAGTTCTCGGCATTGACCACCGCCGAACAGATGGAGTTCGTCACCCCGGAGGAGATCGCCCGCTACCTGATCTTTGAGCTGGAGGGCGGCAACACCGGCCACGACATCATCAATGCCCTGGACAATGCGGTGCTCGGCCCGACCTACCGCGCCGGCCTGCTGCGCCACTGGGCGCTCGAACGGATGAACGAGTTGGAGAACGAGCACGGCACCCGCTCCGTCGCCTTCGAGATGCTCGGCCCGCCGCGGGTTTCGAAGCTGCTGTTCGAAGCCCACCTGCTGCGCGAAGCCTACGGCAACATGAACGACGTTCGAAGTGCCACGGCGGAAGGCCTGCGGGACCGCCTCGACGCTCTGGTGCGGCAGCAACCGGAAGTCGCCAACCAGGTGGTGGCGGTGGGCATCCCCATCCTGCTGGATTCCGGCGAGGTGGTGCGCGGCCCGGAGGTGATCGTGCCCTCCGATGCCGAGGACGTGCCGGTGACGCCGAAACGCCTGGAGGCCTGGGTCCACGACGGCTGGGTGGACCTGCGACTGGACAATTGCCGGCGCTGGATCGAGCGCTTCCGCGCCATCCACGACGAGGTGGAGTCGATCTCCGAGCACGACTCCTCCAGCCGCTACATGCGCAACCACCGCTTCTGGCACGACGGGCGGCAGATCCAGCCGGGCAAGGTGGTGGGCTGGGTGCTGGAGGTGGAGGAGAAGGGCGGCCGGATCAAGCGGTGA
- a CDS encoding DUF4040 domain-containing protein, which produces MTFDETQWLTVVLLALLAATAVIIVRRRGLWEAVMLSGIYSFLGASWMMLLDAPDVAFTEAAVGAGISTVLMLGTLALTSREEKPPKRPPWVPLAVVTATGAALIWGTFDMPHIGDPNAPAQVYPDPSYIERSAEDIDVPNVVTAVLSSYRGYDTLGETVVVFTAGLVVLVLLRGRREEYES; this is translated from the coding sequence ATGACCTTCGACGAGACCCAGTGGTTGACGGTCGTCCTGCTGGCTTTGCTCGCCGCCACGGCGGTGATCATCGTGCGCCGCCGGGGACTGTGGGAAGCGGTCATGCTCTCCGGCATCTACAGCTTCCTCGGCGCAAGTTGGATGATGCTCCTGGACGCCCCGGACGTCGCCTTCACCGAGGCCGCCGTCGGCGCCGGCATCTCGACGGTGCTGATGCTCGGCACCCTGGCACTGACCTCGCGCGAAGAGAAACCGCCGAAACGGCCGCCCTGGGTTCCCCTGGCGGTGGTCACGGCGACCGGAGCGGCGCTGATCTGGGGCACCTTCGACATGCCCCACATCGGCGATCCGAACGCCCCGGCGCAGGTCTACCCGGACCCTTCCTACATCGAGCGCAGCGCCGAGGACATCGACGTGCCGAACGTGGTGACGGCGGTCCTCAGCAGCTATCGCGGCTACGACACGCTGGGCGAAACGGTGGTGGTGTTCACCGCCGGCTTGGTGGTGCTGGTGTTGCTGCGGGGC